The following proteins are co-located in the Acinetobacter shaoyimingii genome:
- a CDS encoding trimeric intracellular cation channel family protein, protein MLLTVIYIIAITAEAMTGALSAGRRSMDWFGVIIIACVTALGGGSVRDVLLGHYPLTWVKHPEYLVLTCCAALFTIFIAKWMRHLRSIFLLLDALGLIGFTIIGCQIAMQMGQGFVVSAVAGVLTGVSGGILRDILCNDVPLVFRRELYASIAFVAVIFYWACIKLGFSQDITIVSTLIFGFSLRCIAIYFGLEMPKFIYKDDDEHSASSKDAS, encoded by the coding sequence ATGTTACTTACCGTTATTTATATTATTGCGATTACGGCTGAAGCCATGACAGGGGCTTTGTCCGCAGGTCGGCGTAGTATGGATTGGTTTGGTGTGATTATTATTGCCTGTGTGACGGCACTCGGTGGTGGATCTGTTCGTGATGTGCTTTTGGGGCATTATCCTCTGACTTGGGTTAAGCATCCTGAATATTTGGTTTTAACCTGCTGTGCGGCATTATTTACCATTTTTATTGCCAAGTGGATGCGTCATTTACGTTCTATCTTCTTACTTCTTGATGCGCTGGGCTTAATTGGTTTTACCATTATTGGTTGTCAAATTGCGATGCAAATGGGACAAGGTTTTGTTGTATCAGCAGTAGCAGGTGTATTGACAGGCGTCTCTGGTGGTATTCTGCGCGACATTCTATGTAATGATGTACCCTTGGTATTCCGCCGTGAGCTCTACGCCAGCATTGCTTTTGTCGCGGTGATTTTCTATTGGGCGTGTATCAAGCTCGGTTTCTCGCAAGACATCACGATTGTTTCAACTTTAATTTTTGGATTCTCTTTACGTTGTATCGCTATTTACTTCGGTCTAGAGATGCCAAAATTTATTTATAAAGATGATGATGAGCATTCAGCTTCTTCAAAAGATGCTTCTTAA
- a CDS encoding MAPEG family protein yields MHGIDGIIYLILIACLMPYFFTIVAKMAAGFKAQDNQNPREFLAKTTGLAARANAAQQNSFESLPLFISAILMAEYMVVPQFFIMLLGTAYLVLRVLYGICYMANWATLRSIIWFLSMACPIALLLIVIKLVS; encoded by the coding sequence ATGCATGGGATTGATGGCATCATATATTTAATTTTAATTGCCTGTTTAATGCCTTATTTTTTTACCATTGTTGCGAAAATGGCAGCAGGTTTCAAAGCCCAAGATAACCAGAATCCAAGAGAATTTCTGGCAAAAACAACAGGTCTGGCAGCACGTGCCAATGCAGCACAGCAAAACAGTTTTGAAAGTTTACCGCTTTTCATTTCCGCAATTTTGATGGCGGAATATATGGTGGTTCCACAGTTCTTTATTATGCTTTTGGGCACTGCATATTTAGTTTTACGTGTATTGTATGGCATTTGTTATATGGCTAACTGGGCAACATTAAGATCAATTATTTGGTTTTTATCAATGGCTTGCCCCATTGCATTACTCTTGATTGTGATTAAATTGGTTTCTTAA
- the parC gene encoding DNA topoisomerase IV subunit A, which yields MTSLAHQATENRSVAEFTEQAYLNYAMYVIMDRALPHISDGLKPVQRRIVYAMSELGLKHSGKPKKSARTVGDVLGKYHPHGDSACYEAMVLMAQPFSYRYPFIEGQGNWGSPDDPKSFAAMRYTEAKLSQYSEVLLSELGQGTCDWQDNFDGSMKEPVTLPARVPNILLNGTTGIAVGMATDIPPHNLREVVKGTIALIRNPNLTDEKIAEYIPAPDLPTKAEIITAPEELLKIQSTGRGSYRMRAVYTIEKNEIVITELPYQVSGSKIIGQIADQMTAKKLPLVSDVRDESDHQNPTRLVIVLRSNRIDAAGVMSHLFATTDLESSYRVNMNMIGADGRPQVKSIRRILLEWIEIRKNTVTRRLQYHLNKIEKRLHILAGLLIAYLDIDTVIRIIREEDHPKDELMAHFGIDEIQAEAILELKLRHLAKLEEVEIRREQEELEAKAAIIREQLANPESLKNLIISELKEDAKKFGDDRRSPIVQRAEAAAISEQDLMPADPVTVILSEAGWIRCAKGHDVDASNANFRAGDQYLSHAQGKSNQKVYVLDESGRSYALAINTLPSARGLGEPLSSKLAPANGVGFKQIFIADDEAEILAVSSKGYGFRTQAKQLDTNAKAGKAFISLSDSAEVMALQTVQDNTHVAILSTSGRLLIVDLAELPMLNKGKGNKLIQLDTSDQILSMTILNLNEIIHVVAGQQQLKLKGDDLQKYVGKRATKGQLLPRGYQKANKLFIQR from the coding sequence ATGACAAGCCTTGCGCATCAAGCAACAGAAAATCGTTCTGTTGCCGAATTTACCGAACAAGCTTATCTCAATTACGCAATGTACGTGATTATGGATCGTGCTTTGCCACATATTAGTGATGGTTTAAAGCCAGTTCAGCGACGTATTGTTTATGCCATGAGTGAATTGGGCTTAAAGCATAGTGGTAAGCCTAAGAAGTCAGCGCGTACTGTAGGTGATGTGCTTGGTAAGTATCATCCACATGGTGATTCTGCTTGTTATGAAGCCATGGTACTGATGGCTCAACCCTTTAGTTATCGTTATCCCTTTATTGAAGGGCAAGGTAACTGGGGTTCACCTGATGATCCAAAGTCATTTGCAGCAATGCGTTATACCGAAGCCAAGCTTTCACAATATAGTGAAGTACTTTTATCTGAGTTAGGCCAGGGCACGTGTGATTGGCAAGATAACTTTGATGGTTCAATGAAAGAACCCGTAACTTTACCTGCGCGTGTGCCGAATATTTTACTCAATGGTACGACAGGAATTGCGGTGGGGATGGCAACGGACATTCCGCCACACAATTTACGTGAAGTGGTGAAAGGTACGATTGCACTGATTCGTAATCCAAATTTAACCGATGAAAAAATTGCAGAATATATTCCTGCACCGGATTTACCGACCAAAGCGGAAATCATTACTGCGCCTGAAGAACTGTTAAAAATTCAAAGCACAGGTCGTGGTAGTTACCGTATGCGTGCGGTTTATACCATTGAAAAAAATGAAATTGTGATTACTGAATTGCCTTATCAGGTTTCAGGGTCAAAAATTATTGGTCAAATTGCAGATCAAATGACGGCAAAGAAATTGCCATTGGTCAGTGATGTGCGTGACGAGTCCGATCATCAAAACCCAACTCGTTTGGTGATTGTATTACGTTCAAACCGTATTGATGCAGCTGGCGTGATGAGTCACTTATTTGCAACGACAGACTTGGAATCAAGTTATCGTGTCAATATGAATATGATTGGTGCAGATGGTCGTCCTCAAGTGAAATCGATTCGTCGTATTTTGCTGGAATGGATTGAGATTCGTAAAAATACGGTGACACGCCGTTTGCAATATCATTTAAATAAAATTGAAAAACGTTTGCACATTTTGGCAGGTCTTTTGATTGCGTATCTCGATATTGACACCGTGATTCGTATTATTCGTGAAGAAGATCATCCTAAAGATGAGTTAATGGCGCATTTTGGTATTGATGAAATTCAAGCCGAAGCAATTTTAGAACTCAAGTTACGTCATTTGGCTAAACTTGAAGAAGTTGAAATTCGCCGGGAGCAAGAAGAGTTAGAAGCGAAAGCGGCAATCATTCGTGAGCAATTAGCAAATCCAGAATCATTGAAAAACCTGATTATCTCTGAACTCAAAGAGGATGCAAAAAAATTTGGCGATGATCGTCGTTCTCCAATTGTACAGCGTGCAGAAGCGGCTGCAATTAGTGAACAAGATTTGATGCCAGCAGATCCTGTGACAGTAATTTTATCTGAAGCAGGTTGGATTCGTTGTGCTAAAGGGCATGATGTGGATGCAAGCAATGCGAATTTCCGCGCAGGGGATCAGTATTTAAGTCATGCTCAAGGCAAGTCAAATCAGAAAGTTTATGTACTGGATGAGTCGGGGCGAAGTTATGCTCTAGCCATTAATACCTTACCGTCGGCACGTGGGTTGGGTGAACCCTTAAGTTCTAAACTTGCTCCTGCAAATGGTGTTGGCTTTAAGCAAATCTTTATAGCGGATGATGAGGCAGAAATTTTAGCTGTCAGTTCGAAAGGTTATGGCTTTAGGACACAGGCAAAACAATTGGATACCAATGCCAAGGCAGGTAAAGCGTTTATTAGTTTATCTGATAGTGCTGAAGTGATGGCATTGCAAACGGTTCAAGACAATACCCATGTAGCAATTTTAAGTACTTCTGGTCGTTTATTGATTGTCGATTTGGCAGAATTACCAATGTTAAACAAAGGTAAAGGAAACAAGTTGATACAACTTGATACAAGTGATCAGATTTTATCCATGACTATTTTAAATTTAAATGAAATAATTCATGTGGTTGCGGGACAGCAACAATTAAAACTAAAAGGTGATGATCTTCAGAAATATGTGGGGAAACGGGCGACCAAGGGTCAACTCTTACCACGAGGATATCAAAAAGCAAATAAACTGTTCATTCAAAGATAA
- a CDS encoding OprD family outer membrane porin, which translates to MQITQKLILALIIQATFLTTTNASEQSESKGFIEDAEGSVLFRTGYVTRDRDPSADLSSAGQAAIVELKSGFTKGTIGFGLDIIGDAGFKLGENAHNGNGMLVKRDDGSAYDHWMRGGGVVKARFSNTTVTYGTHVLDIPVLASNTARIVPEYFTGFLVKSHEIKDLELVAGKFTKDQYSDRLSSDGNHLDRAVIWGAVYKFNDRMNGSYYGLDEQDLIDRHYINLNYTQPLADDSSINYDFSGYYTKFSKNASTYSATGYVQPGYNISGNANAGFAGVEKSNSIWSLSADYKKGPHSVLLGYQQNTGNVGYDYGGNADGYQSIYVSNSYLSDFVGNHEKSLQLRYNYNFKNWSLPGLTWTSAFVYGWDIDVLNSDKEGKEHEFFNQVKYTVQDGFAKGASLRLRNSMLRANAAYTPVYMGNVNEWRIFLDIPVKLF; encoded by the coding sequence ATGCAGATAACACAAAAATTAATTTTAGCGTTAATCATTCAAGCCACTTTTTTAACTACAACAAATGCAAGTGAGCAAAGTGAATCAAAAGGTTTTATTGAGGATGCCGAGGGATCAGTTCTATTCCGCACGGGTTATGTCACTCGTGATCGAGATCCAAGTGCTGATTTAAGCTCAGCAGGTCAAGCTGCTATTGTTGAACTCAAATCGGGTTTTACCAAAGGTACCATCGGTTTTGGTCTTGATATTATTGGTGATGCTGGCTTTAAATTAGGTGAAAACGCACATAATGGTAATGGTATGCTGGTGAAACGTGATGATGGCTCAGCATATGACCATTGGATGCGTGGAGGCGGTGTCGTAAAAGCTCGTTTCTCAAATACAACAGTGACTTATGGTACTCACGTCCTTGATATTCCTGTACTAGCAAGTAATACCGCACGTATTGTTCCAGAATATTTCACAGGTTTCTTAGTGAAAAGTCATGAGATTAAAGATCTTGAATTGGTGGCTGGTAAATTTACTAAAGACCAATATTCAGATCGTTTGTCATCAGATGGTAATCATTTAGATCGTGCTGTCATTTGGGGTGCGGTTTATAAGTTTAATGATCGTATGAATGGTTCTTATTATGGTCTTGATGAACAAGACTTGATTGACCGTCATTATATTAATTTGAACTATACGCAACCTTTAGCTGATGATAGCTCTATTAATTATGATTTCAGTGGTTACTACACCAAATTTAGTAAAAATGCCTCAACTTACTCAGCAACCGGTTATGTTCAACCTGGATATAACATTTCAGGCAATGCAAATGCAGGATTTGCAGGTGTAGAAAAGTCCAATAGTATCTGGAGCCTTTCAGCAGACTATAAAAAAGGACCTCACAGTGTTTTACTGGGTTACCAACAGAATACTGGTAACGTAGGTTATGACTATGGAGGTAATGCCGATGGTTATCAAAGTATTTATGTGTCGAACTCATATTTATCTGACTTTGTCGGAAACCATGAAAAATCTTTACAGCTTCGTTATAACTACAACTTCAAAAATTGGAGTTTACCTGGTTTAACTTGGACATCTGCCTTTGTTTATGGTTGGGATATCGATGTCCTAAACTCGGATAAAGAAGGGAAAGAACATGAATTCTTTAACCAAGTCAAATACACCGTTCAAGATGGTTTTGCTAAAGGCGCAAGTTTACGTTTACGTAATTCAATGTTACGTGCAAATGCAGCGTACACCCCTGTATATATGGGGAACGTCAATGAATGGCGTATCTTCTTAGATATTCCTGTGAAATTGTTTTAA
- a CDS encoding AMP-binding protein: MEKIWFAEYQKTGIPETVELPPESTSLIDIFERNFQKFGSRDAFIFMDKVLTFNELDVASRKFATYLQSLGLAKGSRVAVMMPNVLQYPVVALGVFRAGLVLVNVNPLYTARELEHQLNDSGAEALVIVENFASVYQSIIGKTPVKHVVVASVGDMLGALKGTLVNFVLRKVRKQIPAWSIPGHVKFNAAMSKVNPSNYKRPSLSLSDTAVLQYTGGTTGVSKGAELTHRNLVANMLQCDGIFQSKFGKQDGDKDDRIFCALPLYHIFAFMVCALYGMYKGQANVLIPNPRDLPAVIKELRKYQPGFFPAVNTLFNALVHNEEFQQLDHSKLKMAMGGGMAVLPSTAAAWKKITGTNIIEGYGLSETSPVATANPPQSMEFSGTIGIPLPLTEVAILDDDGNNVALGEQGEISIRGPQVMKGYWNRPDETEKVMTNGFFRTGDIGVMDSRGYVKIVDRKKDMILVSGFNVYPSEIEEVIAQHPKVLEVAAIGVADEKSGEVPKLFVVKKDPSLTTEEVLAFAKENLTGYKRPRYVEFMDELPKSNVGKILRKDLRK; this comes from the coding sequence ATGGAAAAGATTTGGTTCGCTGAATACCAAAAGACTGGGATTCCAGAAACTGTAGAATTGCCACCGGAAAGTACTTCGCTTATTGATATTTTTGAGCGTAATTTCCAGAAATTTGGTTCAAGAGATGCTTTTATCTTCATGGATAAAGTATTGACGTTCAATGAACTTGATGTTGCCAGCCGTAAATTCGCAACTTATTTGCAAAGCTTAGGTTTAGCAAAAGGTTCGCGTGTTGCTGTGATGATGCCGAACGTTCTGCAATACCCTGTGGTTGCATTAGGTGTGTTCCGCGCTGGTCTAGTGTTGGTCAATGTCAATCCGTTATATACAGCACGTGAACTTGAGCATCAGTTAAATGACTCTGGTGCTGAAGCACTTGTGATTGTTGAGAACTTTGCATCTGTTTACCAATCCATTATTGGTAAAACACCTGTGAAACACGTTGTTGTTGCATCTGTTGGTGATATGCTCGGTGCTTTAAAAGGTACATTAGTGAACTTTGTTTTACGTAAAGTACGTAAGCAAATTCCTGCTTGGAGCATTCCTGGACACGTTAAATTTAATGCAGCAATGTCTAAGGTTAATCCGTCGAACTACAAGCGTCCAAGCTTATCACTGAGCGATACTGCTGTCCTTCAATATACGGGCGGAACAACAGGCGTATCTAAGGGTGCTGAACTTACGCATCGTAACCTTGTAGCGAATATGCTTCAGTGTGATGGTATTTTCCAAAGTAAATTTGGTAAACAAGACGGTGACAAAGATGATCGTATCTTCTGTGCTTTACCGCTTTACCATATTTTTGCATTCATGGTGTGTGCACTTTACGGGATGTATAAAGGTCAAGCGAACGTCTTGATTCCAAACCCTCGTGATTTGCCTGCTGTGATTAAGGAACTTCGTAAATATCAACCTGGTTTCTTCCCAGCGGTAAATACCTTGTTCAATGCGTTAGTGCATAATGAAGAATTCCAACAGCTTGACCATAGCAAATTAAAAATGGCTATGGGCGGTGGTATGGCAGTATTGCCTTCGACGGCTGCAGCTTGGAAAAAAATTACAGGCACCAACATCATTGAAGGTTATGGTTTATCTGAAACCTCACCTGTTGCAACTGCAAATCCACCACAATCGATGGAATTCAGTGGCACGATTGGTATTCCATTGCCATTAACTGAAGTTGCGATTTTGGATGATGATGGTAATAACGTCGCTTTGGGTGAACAAGGTGAAATCTCGATTCGCGGTCCTCAAGTCATGAAAGGGTACTGGAATCGTCCTGATGAAACAGAAAAAGTGATGACCAACGGTTTCTTCCGTACTGGTGATATCGGTGTGATGGATTCACGTGGTTATGTGAAAATCGTAGACCGTAAAAAAGACATGATCTTGGTTTCTGGTTTCAACGTTTATCCTTCTGAAATCGAAGAAGTGATTGCACAACATCCGAAAGTGCTTGAAGTGGCTGCAATTGGTGTCGCTGATGAAAAATCTGGTGAAGTGCCTAAACTCTTTGTTGTGAAAAAAGATCCGTCTTTGACCACAGAAGAAGTCTTGGCATTTGCTAAAGAAAACTTAACAGGTTATAAACGCCCTCGTTATGTTGAATTTATGGATGAATTACCAAAATCAAATGTAGGTAAAATTCTACGTAAAGATTTACGTAAGTAA
- a CDS encoding YchJ family protein, whose protein sequence is MSEFTCPCGLGLYAECCQPLHLGQDKAKRAEQLMRSRYSAFAKHEIDYIVKTTALGQQKALDESAIADWAKANQWLKLEVIKSNDKVDKNHALVEFKAHYHDGEKTQIHHELSYFVQVADTWYFLDPTTDQQITMKQPCICGSGKKFKQCCAQYL, encoded by the coding sequence ATGTCTGAATTCACGTGTCCATGTGGTTTAGGTCTATATGCAGAATGTTGCCAACCTTTGCATTTGGGTCAAGATAAAGCGAAGAGGGCTGAACAGCTAATGCGCTCACGTTATAGTGCATTTGCAAAACATGAAATTGACTATATCGTGAAAACAACAGCACTCGGTCAACAAAAAGCTTTAGATGAGTCAGCCATTGCAGACTGGGCAAAAGCCAATCAGTGGTTGAAATTAGAAGTCATCAAAAGCAATGATAAAGTTGATAAAAATCATGCTTTAGTGGAGTTTAAAGCACATTACCATGATGGAGAAAAGACACAAATTCATCATGAATTATCTTATTTTGTTCAGGTTGCTGATACTTGGTATTTTCTCGATCCAACCACAGATCAACAGATCACCATGAAACAACCTTGTATTTGCGGTTCTGGTAAAAAATTTAAGCAATGTTGTGCTCAATATTTGTAG
- the ppa gene encoding inorganic diphosphatase, translating into MSYSNIPAGKDAPNDIYVIIEIPANAAPIKYEIDKDSDALFVDRFMGTAMFYPANYGYVPNTLSLDGDPLDVLVVTPYPVEPGSVIRCRPVGKLNMEDDGGVDAKLIAVPHEKLTPLYKNVQEYTDLPELLIKQVEHFFAHYKDLEAGKWVKLSGWEGADVAKQEVLSSIEAYKAANK; encoded by the coding sequence ATGAGCTACAGTAACATCCCTGCGGGTAAAGACGCACCAAACGATATCTACGTTATTATTGAAATCCCTGCAAATGCAGCGCCAATTAAATACGAAATCGATAAAGATTCTGATGCGTTATTTGTAGACCGTTTCATGGGTACTGCAATGTTCTACCCAGCAAACTATGGTTATGTTCCAAATACATTGTCACTTGATGGCGATCCATTAGATGTATTAGTGGTTACCCCATATCCAGTTGAACCAGGTTCAGTGATTCGTTGCCGTCCAGTTGGTAAATTGAACATGGAAGATGACGGTGGTGTTGATGCGAAATTGATCGCTGTTCCACATGAAAAATTGACACCTTTGTATAAAAATGTTCAAGAATATACTGATCTTCCAGAATTATTGATCAAACAAGTTGAACACTTCTTTGCTCACTATAAAGATTTAGAAGCTGGAAAATGGGTGAAATTAAGTGGTTGGGAAGGTGCTGATGTTGCAAAACAAGAAGTATTGAGCTCAATCGAAGCGTACAAAGCTGCAAACAAATAA
- the niaP gene encoding niacin transporter NiaP encodes MDLISRVQRLPIGKFHYTLLWVIGLGWMFDAMDTGLISFILAKMAEDWSMTPAEKGWVVSIGFVGMAIGAVFSGGLADRIGRKAVFASTLVIYSIATALCAFAPNLTWLLVFRFIVGLGLGGQLPVAVTLVSEYIPAHVRGRFTVLLESFWGLGWLIAALVAYFVIPKFDWHVAFLMGGLPALYVFVVLKKVPESIPYLVNRGRLEEAHALVQKLEKQCNVEVIDVIEVKPVAKQSNISFRQLWSGGFAKRSLMLWLIWFGIVYSYYGIFTWLPSLLVKEGYTIVQSFEYVLVMILAQLPGYVVAAWLVEKLGRKFTLAGFIGMCAVSAYFFGQANSVGLIMFWGCLMSFFNLGAWGVLYTYTPEQYPANIRAFGSGWAAAIGRIGGIVAPLVVTQMMIAENGFSHVFIMFTAVLLAVAAVIVILGEETKGKTLESIGL; translated from the coding sequence ATGGATTTAATTTCACGTGTACAACGCCTTCCTATTGGTAAATTTCATTACACCTTATTGTGGGTCATTGGCCTTGGGTGGATGTTCGATGCCATGGACACGGGATTAATTTCATTTATTTTGGCAAAAATGGCAGAAGATTGGTCCATGACGCCAGCTGAAAAAGGTTGGGTCGTGTCGATTGGTTTTGTCGGTATGGCCATAGGCGCAGTTTTCTCAGGAGGGCTTGCGGATCGAATTGGTCGTAAAGCTGTCTTTGCATCGACTCTAGTGATTTATAGTATTGCCACCGCCTTATGTGCTTTTGCGCCTAATCTCACTTGGTTATTGGTTTTTCGTTTTATTGTTGGTCTAGGTTTAGGCGGTCAATTGCCTGTTGCCGTCACCTTAGTCAGTGAATATATTCCTGCGCATGTCCGTGGACGTTTTACCGTATTGTTGGAGAGCTTCTGGGGGCTAGGTTGGCTGATTGCAGCCTTAGTGGCTTATTTTGTGATTCCAAAATTTGACTGGCATGTCGCTTTTTTAATGGGTGGATTACCTGCACTGTATGTGTTTGTGGTACTAAAAAAAGTGCCTGAATCTATTCCTTATCTTGTGAATCGTGGTCGACTGGAGGAAGCACATGCTCTGGTTCAAAAATTAGAAAAACAATGCAATGTCGAAGTGATTGATGTCATCGAAGTGAAGCCTGTCGCAAAGCAGTCGAATATTTCATTTCGTCAATTGTGGTCAGGTGGTTTTGCTAAACGTAGCCTAATGCTGTGGCTGATTTGGTTTGGGATTGTTTATTCTTACTATGGCATTTTTACGTGGTTGCCAAGTTTATTGGTTAAGGAAGGCTATACCATCGTGCAGTCATTTGAATATGTGCTGGTGATGATTTTGGCGCAATTACCGGGTTATGTTGTGGCAGCATGGTTGGTTGAAAAGTTAGGGCGAAAATTCACCTTAGCGGGTTTTATTGGCATGTGTGCTGTATCGGCTTATTTCTTTGGACAGGCCAACAGTGTTGGACTCATTATGTTCTGGGGCTGTCTCATGTCTTTCTTTAACCTTGGGGCTTGGGGCGTACTGTATACCTATACACCTGAACAATATCCTGCAAATATTCGTGCCTTTGGTTCAGGTTGGGCCGCTGCGATTGGACGAATTGGTGGTATTGTTGCCCCATTGGTGGTGACACAGATGATGATTGCAGAAAATGGCTTTAGCCATGTCTTTATTATGTTTACAGCGGTGTTATTGGCCGTTGCGGCCGTGATAGTCATTTTAGGCGAAGAAACCAAAGGAAAAACTTTGGAGTCGATTGGTTTATAA
- a CDS encoding TerC family protein, whose translation MILEWMSDPSAWVGLATLIVLEIVLGIDNLVFIAILAEKLPPEQRSKARVVGLLLALGMRLILLASIAWIVTLTQPIFSVFDHPFSVRDLILIVGGVFLLMKGTMELHERLESKPMVKEDNGVHAAFWMVIVQIVVLDAVFSLDSVITAVGMVKELSVMMIAVVIAVGIMLWASKALMEFVSKHPTVVILCLCFLMMIGFSLIVEGLGFHIPKSYLYAAIGFSVMIEFLNQLMRRNQEKTVTTNDLRYRTASAVMRMLGGKNSASNEGQNNQSEDVLATQALADEIFDTENGAYQSVMVQGVLGLSERPVKSVMTPRPELEWIDLDDDLETVKSQLLSMKHSRLIVARGELDNIAGVVLTHNVLNDYIEYGQFNFEKHLREPVIVHESAQVLMVMEQLRQAPLQMAIVLNEYGSIEGIATPIDILEAIAGEFPNETELDAAAESLEDGSLILEGSTDIRHISLLLDRDLVDESEEYSTLSGYILFHLGHLPENGEKFEAEGYIFEVMTMEGHKIEKVHIVPIEEKDE comes from the coding sequence ATGATTCTTGAATGGATGTCTGACCCATCAGCTTGGGTGGGTTTGGCTACGCTCATTGTTCTCGAAATTGTCTTAGGTATTGATAACCTCGTTTTTATTGCAATTCTGGCAGAAAAACTTCCACCTGAACAACGCAGTAAAGCACGAGTGGTCGGTCTGTTGCTTGCATTAGGCATGCGTTTGATTCTGTTGGCATCCATTGCGTGGATCGTCACACTGACTCAACCGATATTTTCTGTTTTCGATCATCCTTTCTCTGTTCGAGATCTCATCTTGATTGTTGGTGGTGTGTTCTTGCTGATGAAAGGCACCATGGAACTCCATGAACGCCTTGAAAGTAAGCCCATGGTCAAAGAGGACAATGGTGTACATGCTGCGTTCTGGATGGTGATTGTTCAGATTGTGGTGCTAGATGCGGTGTTCTCATTGGACAGCGTGATCACTGCAGTCGGCATGGTCAAAGAATTGTCCGTGATGATGATCGCTGTTGTGATTGCTGTTGGTATCATGCTTTGGGCATCTAAAGCATTGATGGAATTTGTCAGCAAACACCCGACAGTCGTCATATTGTGTTTATGTTTCTTAATGATGATTGGTTTCTCACTCATTGTTGAAGGCTTAGGTTTCCATATTCCGAAGAGCTACTTGTACGCGGCGATTGGTTTCTCAGTGATGATTGAGTTCTTAAATCAATTGATGCGCCGTAATCAAGAAAAAACGGTCACGACCAATGATTTGCGATACCGTACAGCATCTGCAGTCATGCGAATGTTGGGGGGTAAAAATAGCGCTTCAAATGAAGGTCAAAACAACCAATCTGAAGATGTGCTCGCAACGCAAGCTCTGGCAGATGAAATCTTTGATACCGAAAATGGTGCATATCAAAGTGTCATGGTGCAAGGCGTTTTAGGACTTTCAGAACGTCCTGTAAAATCGGTGATGACGCCGCGACCAGAGTTGGAATGGATCGATCTTGATGATGACTTAGAAACAGTCAAATCTCAGTTGTTATCGATGAAACACTCACGCTTGATTGTGGCTCGCGGTGAATTGGATAATATTGCTGGTGTGGTGCTCACGCACAATGTACTGAATGATTATATTGAATATGGTCAGTTCAACTTTGAAAAGCATCTGCGTGAACCCGTAATTGTGCATGAAAGTGCACAAGTATTGATGGTGATGGAACAACTCCGTCAAGCACCATTACAGATGGCAATTGTACTTAATGAATATGGTTCAATAGAAGGTATTGCAACGCCTATTGATATCTTAGAAGCGATTGCTGGAGAATTTCCAAATGAAACTGAGCTGGATGCTGCTGCTGAAAGTTTAGAAGATGGTTCACTCATTTTGGAAGGTTCAACCGATATTCGCCATATTTCATTATTGCTCGATCGTGATTTGGTCGATGAATCTGAAGAATACTCAACGCTTTCAGGTTATATCTTATTCCATTTAGGACATTTGCCTGAAAATGGTGAAAAGTTTGAAGCAGAAGGATATATCTTTGAAGTCATGACGATGGAAGGGCATAAAATTGAGAAAGTGCATATTGTCCCTATTGAAGAAAAGGATGAATGA